A genomic segment from Propioniciclava sp. MC1595 encodes:
- a CDS encoding c-type cytochrome codes for MRLGSSRRRHRAARPLSLVLALFLMGALYAALSPATQVAADTGMSAQVAEGKALFQVTCSSCHGLNGEGTTQGPSLVGVGAAAVEFQMATNRMPMAKPGAQAPRKVVQYTAEEINNIARYVHTLGPGPDIPNSSAYDYSALTDEDIARGGELFRTNCSACHQAAANGGALPNGKYAPALHGVEPLHIYEAMRTGPQQMPVFSAGAIPDEDVAAIIGYLKGIEEQPSSGFSLGGLGPVTEGFAGWVIGIGGLCLIATWIASTGARAK; via the coding sequence ATGCGACTCGGATCCTCCAGAAGGCGGCACAGGGCGGCACGTCCCCTCTCGCTGGTGCTCGCGCTCTTCCTCATGGGAGCGCTGTACGCCGCCCTCTCCCCCGCCACCCAAGTGGCCGCCGACACGGGCATGTCCGCCCAGGTCGCCGAGGGCAAGGCACTGTTCCAGGTGACGTGCTCCTCGTGCCACGGCCTCAACGGTGAAGGCACCACCCAGGGTCCGTCCCTGGTCGGCGTCGGCGCCGCCGCGGTCGAGTTCCAAATGGCGACGAACCGCATGCCGATGGCGAAGCCCGGTGCGCAGGCTCCCCGCAAGGTGGTGCAGTACACCGCCGAGGAGATCAACAACATCGCCCGCTACGTGCACACCCTCGGCCCCGGCCCCGACATCCCCAACAGCTCGGCGTACGACTACAGCGCGCTGACCGATGAGGACATCGCCAGGGGCGGCGAGCTCTTCCGCACCAACTGCTCGGCCTGCCACCAAGCCGCGGCCAACGGCGGCGCCCTGCCCAACGGCAAGTACGCCCCCGCACTGCACGGCGTCGAGCCGCTTCACATCTACGAGGCCATGCGCACCGGCCCCCAGCAGATGCCGGTCTTCTCCGCCGGGGCCATCCCCGACGAGGACGTCGCCGCCATCATCGGCTACCTCAAGGGCATCGAGGAGCAGCCGTCCTCCGGCTTCTCGCTCGGCGGCCTCGGCCCGGTGACCGAGGGCTTCGCCGGCTGGGTCATCGGCATCGGCGGCCTCTGCCTGATCGCCACCTGGATCGCTTCGACGGGAGCACGCGCGAAATGA
- a CDS encoding heme-copper oxidase subunit III, which translates to MLAVGTVIWLASELMFFAALFAAYFNLRNHTTAMAVAGEPTMWEWGTSHFMQDWFGINLPWFSLINTTILVLSSITCQIGVFRAEKGYVSRTGSILNPASWGMREWYILTFIMGAFFIGGQAYEYFLLTSEGFVLQTNAYTSAFYLATGFHGLHVLGGLIAFLLMIGRTYLARTFTHEQRVHAIVTSYYWHFVDIVWIILFAVIYLIR; encoded by the coding sequence ATGCTGGCCGTCGGCACGGTGATCTGGCTTGCCAGCGAACTCATGTTCTTCGCAGCGTTGTTCGCGGCGTACTTCAACCTCCGCAACCACACCACCGCCATGGCGGTGGCCGGTGAGCCGACGATGTGGGAGTGGGGCACGTCCCACTTCATGCAGGACTGGTTCGGCATCAACCTGCCGTGGTTCTCGCTGATCAACACGACGATCCTGGTGCTGAGCTCCATCACCTGCCAGATCGGCGTGTTCCGTGCGGAGAAGGGCTACGTCTCCCGCACCGGCAGCATCCTCAACCCGGCGTCGTGGGGCATGCGCGAGTGGTACATCCTCACCTTCATCATGGGAGCCTTCTTCATCGGCGGCCAGGCCTACGAGTACTTCCTCCTGACCTCCGAGGGCTTCGTGCTCCAGACCAACGCCTACACCTCGGCGTTCTACCTCGCCACCGGCTTCCACGGCCTGCACGTGCTCGGTGGCCTCATCGCCTTCCTGCTCATGATCGGGCGCACCTACCTGGCACGCACGTTCACCCATGAGCAGCGGGTCCACGCGATCGTGACGTCGTACTACTGGCACTTCGTCGACATCGTGTGGATCATCCTCTTCGCGGTGATCTACCTCATCCGCTGA
- a CDS encoding response regulator transcription factor, with protein sequence MSEVAPAGKATILVYSDDRSTRGQVRVALGRRVAADLPEIEVVECATHQAVSRTLAAGGIDLVIMDGEAVPAGGIGLCRQVKDEVANCPPVVLLVARVADAWLATWSRAEAVVPYPIDPVRLPTSVADVLRARLASEANAR encoded by the coding sequence ATGAGCGAAGTCGCACCCGCCGGCAAGGCGACCATCCTGGTCTACTCCGACGACAGGAGCACGCGCGGCCAGGTGCGCGTGGCGTTGGGCCGCCGTGTCGCGGCCGACCTGCCCGAGATCGAGGTCGTCGAGTGCGCGACCCACCAGGCCGTCAGCCGGACGCTGGCCGCCGGTGGCATCGACCTGGTCATCATGGACGGCGAGGCCGTCCCGGCCGGCGGCATCGGCCTGTGCCGCCAGGTGAAGGACGAGGTCGCCAACTGCCCGCCCGTCGTGCTGCTGGTCGCCCGCGTCGCCGACGCGTGGCTCGCCACATGGTCGAGGGCGGAGGCCGTGGTCCCGTACCCGATCGACCCCGTGCGCCTGCCCACCTCCGTCGCCGATGTCCTGCGCGCCCGTCTGGCCAGCGAGGCGAACGCCCGGTGA
- the trpD gene encoding anthranilate phosphoribosyltransferase, which produces MTRTWPDLLTSLVTGQDLDRDGTSWAMGEILSGAATPVQVAGFMVALQAKGATPDELNGLVSAMLANARPISLPSREAVDIVGTGGDRANTVNVSTMAALVAAAAGAKVVKHGNRAASSACGTADCLEELGVVLDLDPAVQGRVFDEAGIVFLFASHYHPSLRHAAVPRRELGIRTTFNFLGPLANPARPLAQAIGVADRQMAELVASVLADRGNRGLVFHGGDGLDELTTTTTSDVWVVAGRRVVRTTLDPLDLGIPRTTKDSLVGGGPPHNAQVVRDTFAGQPGPVRDIVLLNAAAAILAFEGPDPDADLAGQLVGPLERAAAAVDSGAATAVLERWVALTRDLAA; this is translated from the coding sequence GTGACCCGGACCTGGCCCGACCTGCTCACCTCCCTCGTCACCGGCCAGGACCTCGATCGCGACGGTACGTCGTGGGCGATGGGCGAGATCCTGTCCGGCGCCGCGACGCCGGTGCAGGTCGCCGGGTTCATGGTCGCCCTCCAGGCGAAGGGCGCGACCCCCGACGAGCTGAACGGGCTGGTGTCGGCCATGCTGGCCAACGCACGCCCGATCAGCCTCCCCAGCCGTGAGGCCGTCGACATCGTCGGCACCGGCGGCGACCGCGCCAACACCGTCAACGTCTCGACCATGGCCGCGCTGGTCGCCGCCGCCGCCGGGGCGAAGGTCGTGAAGCACGGCAACCGCGCCGCCTCGTCGGCCTGCGGCACCGCCGACTGCCTCGAGGAACTGGGCGTCGTCCTGGACCTCGATCCCGCGGTCCAGGGGCGCGTGTTCGACGAGGCCGGCATCGTCTTCCTCTTCGCGTCCCACTACCACCCGTCCCTGCGGCACGCCGCCGTGCCCCGGCGTGAGCTGGGGATCCGGACGACCTTCAACTTCCTCGGCCCGCTGGCCAACCCGGCCCGGCCGCTGGCCCAGGCCATCGGGGTCGCCGACCGGCAGATGGCGGAGCTCGTCGCCTCGGTGCTCGCCGACCGGGGGAACCGCGGGCTGGTGTTCCACGGCGGCGACGGGCTGGACGAGCTGACGACCACCACCACCAGCGACGTGTGGGTGGTCGCCGGTCGTCGCGTGGTCAGGACCACGCTCGACCCGCTCGACCTCGGCATCCCGCGCACCACCAAGGACTCGCTCGTCGGCGGGGGGCCGCCCCACAACGCGCAGGTCGTCCGCGACACCTTCGCCGGGCAGCCCGGCCCTGTCCGCGACATCGTGCTGCTCAACGCCGCCGCCGCGATCCTCGCCTTCGAGGGCCCCGACCCGGACGCCGACCTCGCCGGCCAGCTGGTCGGGCCCCTGGAGCGGGCCGCCGCCGCCGTGGACAGCGGTGCCGCGACCGCGGTGCTCGAGCGCTGGGTCGCCCTGACCCGCGACCTGGCCGCCTGA
- a CDS encoding prepilin peptidase: MLWPTPATALAGALLTVVLTVPVLRALPEPRAEDADGKPPYADLATPAFVLTVGAVALAAGLLATAVLPWPHWLAWASLCTVGVVAVGIDARTTWLPLPLARAGWAVAAMGAGVVAVSADAWTPLLASVVGAACLGGLFHLLWRLTGAFGYGDVRLAANIGAVTALHSVELVVTSLVLGTAASALVGVVHRLAGGRGAFPYGPGLLAGPFLALALRAVAG; this comes from the coding sequence GTGCTCTGGCCCACCCCCGCCACGGCGCTCGCCGGCGCCCTGCTCACGGTCGTCCTGACCGTCCCGGTCCTGCGCGCCCTGCCCGAGCCGCGGGCCGAGGACGCGGACGGCAAGCCCCCGTACGCCGACCTGGCGACCCCCGCCTTCGTCCTCACGGTGGGGGCGGTGGCGCTGGCCGCCGGCCTGCTGGCGACGGCGGTCCTGCCGTGGCCGCACTGGCTCGCCTGGGCGTCCCTGTGCACCGTGGGAGTGGTCGCCGTCGGGATCGACGCCCGCACCACCTGGCTGCCCCTGCCGCTCGCCCGCGCGGGCTGGGCCGTGGCGGCGATGGGCGCCGGGGTGGTGGCCGTCTCCGCCGACGCGTGGACGCCCCTGCTCGCCTCGGTCGTCGGCGCCGCCTGCCTGGGCGGGCTGTTCCACCTGCTGTGGAGGTTGACCGGCGCGTTCGGCTACGGGGACGTCCGGCTGGCCGCGAACATCGGCGCGGTGACGGCCCTCCACTCGGTGGAGCTGGTGGTCACCTCGCTCGTGCTCGGCACCGCCGCGAGCGCGCTGGTCGGCGTCGTGCACCGTCTGGCGGGCGGCCGCGGGGCCTTCCCCTACGGGCCGGGCCTGCTGGCCGGACCGTTCCTGGCCCTGGCCCTCCGCGCCGTCGCCGGGTGA
- a CDS encoding peptidylprolyl isomerase — MAQQATLHTNHGDIVINLFPEQAPKTVENFVGLATGTKEYRHPETGAATTGNFYDGLTFHRIIDGFMIQGGCPLGTGTGGPGYRFGDEFHPDLAFNKPYLLAMANAGPGTNGSQFFITVTQTPHLNFRHTIFGEVADQAGRDVVDAIAKVRTGRGDRPVDPVVIESVEVTEG; from the coding sequence GTGGCCCAGCAGGCGACGCTTCACACCAACCACGGCGACATCGTCATCAACCTGTTCCCGGAGCAGGCGCCGAAGACCGTCGAGAACTTCGTCGGCCTGGCGACCGGCACCAAGGAGTACCGCCACCCCGAGACGGGCGCGGCCACCACGGGCAACTTCTACGACGGCCTGACGTTCCACCGCATCATCGACGGCTTCATGATCCAGGGTGGCTGCCCGCTGGGCACCGGCACCGGTGGCCCCGGCTACCGCTTCGGTGACGAGTTCCACCCCGACCTGGCCTTCAACAAGCCCTACCTGCTGGCCATGGCGAACGCCGGCCCCGGCACGAACGGCTCGCAGTTCTTCATCACGGTCACCCAGACCCCGCACCTGAACTTCCGCCACACGATCTTCGGCGAGGTGGCCGACCAGGCCGGCCGCGACGTCGTGGACGCGATCGCCAAGGTCCGCACCGGCCGTGGCGACCGCCCGGTCGACCCGGTCGTGATCGAGTCGGTCGAGGTCACCGAGGGCTGA
- a CDS encoding Lrp/AsnC family transcriptional regulator, producing MNTAIVFITTAVDQVSEVAEEVAALDSVTEVYSVTGDVDLIAVVRTRDVEAIADVVTGRINKVLGVTGTQTHLAFRAYSTHDLEAAFSLGD from the coding sequence ATGAACACCGCCATCGTCTTCATCACCACGGCCGTCGACCAGGTGAGCGAGGTGGCCGAGGAGGTCGCCGCGCTGGACAGCGTCACCGAGGTCTACTCGGTGACCGGCGACGTCGACCTGATCGCGGTGGTGCGCACCCGCGACGTCGAGGCGATCGCCGACGTCGTGACGGGGCGGATCAACAAGGTCCTGGGCGTCACCGGCACCCAGACCCACCTGGCATTCCGGGCGTACTCGACCCACGACCTCGAGGCCGCCTTCTCCCTGGGCGACTGA
- a CDS encoding DEDD exonuclease domain-containing protein, whose protein sequence is MTTSPVPHPVQPSFDDLGRHLATTAFVVVDLETTGAGPDATITEVGAVRVQSGEVVGEFQTLVNPCTHIPPLIQVLTGITDAMVADAPRLDQVVPPFLEFARDAVLVAHNAGFDVGFLKRACAAQGLAWPGFPVVDTVGLARGVLMRDEVPNVKLATLARHFRSPEAPNHRALTDARATVHVLHGLLERIGNLGVHTLEDLLEFTRGVSPERRAKRTMASDVPAAPGVYRFVADLPDRDGVTRRQVLYVGKSVNLRNRVRSYFTAAEKRPRMEEMVRISTGVETTVCRTPLEAEVLELRLIAAHAPRYNRRSKFPERQQWLKLTDEAFPRLSIVRQVADDGATYFGPFSRREAAEQTMLAVYEAFPIRQCTARLSERRPSGSCALGELGKCLSPCDGTTGRAAYADVVEAVRTCLTVDVRGVLSGPRARLAALIAQERFEEAQRLTARLESFVRASTRARRIEALAACPELVAARRSDEGWEIHVVRHARLAAAALARPGEVPQAVARDAVRAAEHVPAPLPGQPAGTVEEAERIAAWLESPGVRIMEVQGDWAWPLHGSIRIEDLPRHALASVAP, encoded by the coding sequence ATGACAACCAGCCCTGTCCCCCACCCGGTGCAGCCCAGCTTCGACGACCTGGGCCGCCACCTGGCGACCACGGCGTTCGTGGTCGTCGACCTCGAGACGACCGGCGCCGGCCCCGACGCCACGATCACCGAGGTCGGTGCGGTGCGGGTACAGAGTGGCGAGGTGGTGGGCGAGTTCCAGACGCTGGTGAACCCCTGCACGCACATCCCGCCCCTGATCCAGGTGCTCACCGGCATCACCGACGCGATGGTCGCCGACGCCCCGCGCCTGGACCAGGTCGTGCCGCCGTTCCTGGAGTTCGCCCGCGACGCGGTGCTGGTGGCGCACAACGCCGGCTTCGACGTGGGCTTCCTCAAGCGGGCGTGCGCCGCACAGGGGCTCGCGTGGCCCGGCTTCCCGGTCGTCGACACGGTGGGGCTGGCCCGCGGCGTCCTGATGCGCGACGAGGTGCCCAACGTGAAGCTGGCCACCCTCGCGCGCCACTTCCGCTCCCCCGAGGCGCCCAACCACCGGGCGCTGACCGACGCCCGCGCCACCGTCCACGTGCTCCACGGATTGTTGGAGCGCATCGGCAACCTCGGCGTCCACACGCTGGAGGACCTGCTGGAGTTCACCCGTGGGGTCTCCCCCGAGCGGCGCGCCAAGCGCACGATGGCGTCCGACGTCCCGGCCGCCCCCGGCGTCTACCGGTTCGTCGCCGACCTGCCCGACCGCGACGGCGTGACCCGGCGGCAGGTGCTCTACGTCGGCAAGAGCGTGAACCTGCGCAACCGCGTGCGCAGCTACTTCACCGCCGCCGAGAAGCGACCGCGGATGGAGGAGATGGTGCGCATCAGCACCGGCGTCGAGACGACTGTGTGCCGCACGCCGCTCGAGGCCGAGGTGCTCGAGCTGCGCCTGATCGCGGCCCACGCTCCGCGGTACAACCGGCGCTCGAAGTTCCCCGAGCGCCAGCAGTGGCTGAAGCTCACCGACGAGGCGTTCCCGCGGCTGTCGATCGTCCGCCAGGTCGCCGACGACGGCGCGACCTACTTCGGGCCGTTCTCCCGGCGCGAGGCGGCCGAGCAGACGATGCTGGCGGTCTACGAGGCGTTCCCGATCCGACAGTGCACCGCGCGGCTCTCGGAGCGGCGGCCGTCGGGCAGCTGCGCGCTCGGCGAGCTCGGCAAGTGCCTCTCCCCCTGTGACGGCACCACCGGCCGCGCCGCCTACGCCGACGTGGTGGAGGCGGTGCGCACCTGCCTCACCGTCGACGTGCGCGGGGTGCTGTCGGGGCCCCGGGCCAGGCTGGCGGCCCTGATCGCGCAGGAGCGGTTCGAGGAGGCCCAGCGCCTGACCGCACGGCTCGAGTCGTTCGTCCGGGCCTCGACCCGGGCGCGGCGCATCGAGGCGCTGGCAGCCTGCCCCGAGCTCGTGGCGGCCAGGCGGTCCGACGAGGGGTGGGAGATCCACGTCGTCCGCCACGCACGGCTCGCGGCGGCCGCCCTGGCGCGGCCCGGCGAGGTGCCCCAGGCGGTCGCGCGGGACGCCGTGCGCGCGGCCGAGCACGTCCCCGCCCCGCTGCCGGGCCAGCCGGCAGGGACGGTGGAGGAGGCGGAACGGATCGCCGCGTGGCTGGAGAGCCCCGGCGTCCGGATCATGGAGGTGCAGGGCGACTGGGCCTGGCCGCTGCACGGGTCGATCCGCATCGAGGACCTGCCCCGGCACGCACTCGCTAGTGTGGCCCCATGA
- a CDS encoding carboxylesterase — MALPDQMAPFHAPGGPVGVLFCHGFTGSPASLRGWAEQTAEAGYTVSLPVLPGHATVWQELNVTSWRDWYDAVDAEYRSLRETCDTVFVAGLSMGGSLTLRLAQHHTDVAGLLLVNPALGAVDPLARFAGVLKYLVPATPSIGNDIAKEGVDEGAYDMTPVAGVHELHKLWADVRSCLDLVTCPIALFRSEVDNVVPGSSSDTVLRLVSSDDITEVRLANSYHVATLDHDANLIVETSLQFIERVAAAHTA, encoded by the coding sequence ATGGCACTCCCGGACCAGATGGCCCCGTTCCACGCACCCGGCGGACCCGTGGGCGTCCTGTTCTGCCACGGCTTCACCGGCAGCCCCGCCTCGCTGCGCGGTTGGGCCGAGCAGACGGCCGAGGCCGGGTACACCGTGTCGCTGCCCGTGCTGCCGGGGCACGCCACGGTGTGGCAGGAGCTCAACGTCACCAGCTGGCGCGACTGGTACGACGCCGTGGACGCCGAGTACCGCAGCCTGCGCGAGACCTGCGACACGGTCTTCGTGGCCGGGCTGTCGATGGGCGGCTCGCTGACCCTGCGTCTGGCCCAGCACCACACCGACGTCGCCGGCCTGCTGCTGGTCAACCCCGCGCTCGGCGCGGTCGACCCGCTGGCGAGGTTCGCCGGCGTGCTGAAGTACCTCGTGCCCGCCACCCCCTCCATCGGCAACGACATCGCCAAGGAGGGCGTCGACGAGGGCGCCTACGACATGACGCCGGTGGCCGGGGTGCACGAGCTGCACAAGCTGTGGGCCGACGTGCGCTCGTGCCTGGACCTCGTCACCTGCCCGATCGCGCTGTTCCGCTCGGAGGTCGACAACGTGGTGCCCGGCTCGTCGTCAGACACCGTGCTGCGCCTGGTCTCCTCGGACGACATCACCGAGGTGCGCCTGGCGAACAGCTACCACGTGGCGACCCTGGATCACGACGCCAACCTCATCGTCGAGACCTCCCTGCAGTTCATCGAACGGGTGGCGGCCGCGCACACGGCGTGA
- a CDS encoding 1-acyl-sn-glycerol-3-phosphate acyltransferase, with protein sequence MSWYGFFKVPFTQFVKHGYKATITGAENIPATGPVILASNHVSYADTFLTPALIKRQVTLPVKAEAFRRDQGPKWAVIGWFLKAVGMVPLDRSGGRAALDGLGPVIEALEQGRVVGIYPEGTRSPDGRLYQGKTGVARLALSTGAPVVPVGILDADIAGTKFGIPWVERPRIIVGEPLDFSVWKGMQDDRAMGRWVTDEVMAAIQKLTGQTYVQAYAASVKSGSMDAAEADRRVRERPGGGPPPKEPTGGLS encoded by the coding sequence ATGAGTTGGTACGGGTTCTTCAAGGTGCCCTTCACGCAGTTCGTCAAGCACGGCTACAAGGCGACGATCACGGGAGCCGAGAACATCCCGGCGACGGGTCCGGTCATCCTGGCCAGCAACCACGTCTCGTACGCCGACACCTTCCTGACCCCCGCCCTCATCAAGCGCCAGGTGACGCTGCCGGTCAAGGCCGAGGCGTTCCGCCGCGACCAGGGCCCCAAGTGGGCGGTGATCGGCTGGTTCCTCAAGGCCGTCGGCATGGTGCCGCTCGACCGCAGCGGAGGGCGCGCCGCGCTCGACGGGCTCGGCCCGGTCATCGAGGCCCTCGAGCAGGGCCGCGTGGTCGGCATCTACCCCGAGGGCACCCGCTCGCCCGACGGCCGCCTCTACCAGGGCAAGACCGGCGTGGCACGCCTCGCGCTGTCCACGGGGGCACCCGTGGTCCCGGTCGGCATCCTGGACGCCGACATCGCCGGCACGAAGTTCGGCATCCCGTGGGTCGAGCGCCCCCGCATCATCGTCGGCGAGCCCCTCGACTTCTCGGTCTGGAAGGGCATGCAGGACGACCGGGCGATGGGCCGCTGGGTGACCGACGAGGTCATGGCCGCCATCCAGAAGCTGACCGGCCAGACCTACGTGCAGGCCTACGCCGCCTCGGTGAAGTCGGGGTCGATGGACGCCGCCGAGGCGGACCGCCGCGTCCGGGAGCGCCCGGGTGGTGGGCCCCCGCCGAAGGAGCCCACGGGCGGACTATCCTGA
- a CDS encoding class II 3-deoxy-7-phosphoheptulonate synthase, with protein MSTTIPALTELHARGAAQQPTYPDAAELATVVSELRQRPPLVFAGEADALKSRIADVAAGRAFMLQAGDCAETFGNVTAVNIRNALRVQLSMAVVLQYAAQVPVVKVGRIAGQYAKPRSSDDETRDGVTLPSYRGDAVNGLDFTPEARAHDPRRLQEVYNSSAATLNLVRAFVNGGFADLRTVHTWNTDFVRNSRVEAKYEALSEEIERAMGFMVACGVPDDAFRTVNYWASHEALLMEYEHALTRIDSRTGLAYGTSGHLLWIGERTRQLDGAHVELLSKLRNPIGIKLGPSVTPDDVRALVEKLDPDLEPGRLTLITRMGAGKVRDALPPIVEAVENTGRKVAWVCDPMHGNTYSTAKGHKTRAFPVIWDEVDGFFDVHAELGTWPGGVHIELTGNDVTECVGGVDELDEDTLFDRYETACDPRLNRNQGIELAFYLAERLREDIRRRGYNPVQDFEPQEM; from the coding sequence GTGTCGACGACGATCCCTGCCCTGACCGAACTCCACGCGCGCGGTGCGGCCCAGCAGCCGACCTATCCCGACGCCGCGGAACTCGCGACGGTCGTGTCCGAGCTGCGCCAGCGCCCGCCGTTGGTCTTCGCGGGTGAGGCCGACGCCCTCAAGTCCCGCATCGCCGACGTCGCCGCCGGCCGCGCGTTCATGCTCCAGGCGGGGGACTGCGCCGAGACGTTCGGCAACGTCACCGCGGTCAACATCCGCAACGCCCTGCGCGTGCAGCTGTCGATGGCTGTCGTCCTCCAGTACGCCGCCCAGGTGCCGGTGGTGAAGGTCGGCCGCATCGCCGGCCAGTACGCCAAGCCGCGCAGCAGCGACGACGAGACCCGCGACGGCGTGACCCTGCCGTCCTACCGCGGGGACGCCGTGAACGGCCTCGACTTCACCCCCGAGGCCCGCGCCCACGACCCCCGCCGCCTGCAGGAGGTCTACAACTCCTCGGCGGCGACGCTGAACCTGGTCCGCGCGTTCGTCAACGGCGGGTTCGCCGACCTGCGCACGGTGCACACCTGGAACACCGACTTCGTCCGCAACTCCCGGGTCGAGGCCAAGTACGAGGCCCTGTCGGAGGAGATCGAGCGCGCGATGGGCTTCATGGTCGCCTGCGGCGTGCCCGACGACGCCTTCCGGACGGTCAACTACTGGGCCTCTCACGAGGCCCTGCTGATGGAGTACGAGCACGCGCTCACCCGCATCGACTCCCGCACCGGCCTGGCCTACGGCACTTCGGGCCACCTGCTGTGGATCGGCGAGCGCACCCGCCAGCTCGACGGCGCCCACGTGGAGCTGCTCAGCAAGCTGCGCAACCCGATCGGCATCAAGCTCGGCCCGAGCGTCACGCCCGACGACGTCCGCGCCTTGGTCGAGAAGCTCGACCCCGACCTCGAGCCCGGACGCCTCACGCTCATCACCCGCATGGGGGCGGGCAAGGTCCGCGACGCGCTGCCGCCGATCGTCGAGGCCGTCGAGAACACCGGCCGCAAGGTCGCGTGGGTGTGCGACCCGATGCACGGCAACACCTACTCCACGGCCAAGGGCCACAAGACCCGCGCGTTCCCGGTGATCTGGGACGAGGTCGACGGCTTCTTCGACGTCCACGCCGAGCTGGGGACGTGGCCCGGCGGCGTCCACATCGAGCTGACCGGCAACGACGTCACCGAGTGCGTGGGCGGCGTCGACGAACTCGACGAGGACACCCTCTTCGACCGCTACGAGACCGCCTGCGACCCCCGCCTGAACCGCAACCAGGGCATCGAGCTGGCGTTCTACCTCGCCGAGCGCCTCCGCGAGGACATCCGCCGGCGCGGCTACAACCCCGTGCAGGACTTCGAGCCGCAGGAGATGTGA
- a CDS encoding low specificity L-threonine aldolase, with protein sequence MIDLRSDTLTQPSEAMRAAMAAAPVGDDVYAEDPTIGELEQRVAELLGHEAGLFCATGSLANVLGVAQHVRPGQEVLCDSGAHIARAEMGAHGALTGVTMRTWVTHDGRTEPELVEELLAPDAGPYLVSTACVAIENTHNFGGGTVQPLDALTQTSALCRDAGVRLHLDGARLWNAHVATGTPLADYGTLFDTVSVCFSKGLGAPVGSVLVGSAEAMANARVLRKRLGGGWRQAGLLAAGCLYALDHHVERLADDHAAASAFAAAVTAGSSVTLADPETNIVVVPTGSLPATEVVARAAARGVRVSTVGARVVRAVTHLDVTTAQCADAGAILAEVLQA encoded by the coding sequence ATGATCGACCTCCGCTCCGACACGCTCACCCAGCCGTCGGAGGCGATGCGCGCGGCCATGGCCGCCGCACCGGTGGGCGACGACGTCTACGCCGAGGACCCGACGATCGGTGAGCTCGAGCAGCGCGTCGCCGAGCTGCTCGGCCACGAGGCGGGCCTGTTCTGCGCCACCGGCTCGCTGGCGAACGTGCTCGGCGTCGCGCAGCACGTGCGCCCCGGGCAGGAGGTGCTGTGCGACTCGGGCGCGCACATCGCCCGCGCCGAGATGGGCGCGCACGGGGCGCTGACCGGCGTCACCATGCGCACCTGGGTGACGCACGACGGCAGGACCGAGCCCGAGCTCGTCGAGGAGCTGCTGGCCCCCGACGCCGGCCCGTACCTGGTGTCGACCGCCTGCGTCGCGATCGAGAACACCCACAACTTCGGCGGCGGCACGGTGCAGCCCCTGGACGCCCTCACGCAGACCAGCGCGCTGTGCCGGGACGCCGGCGTCCGGCTGCACCTGGACGGCGCCCGGCTGTGGAACGCCCACGTCGCCACCGGCACCCCGCTCGCCGACTACGGCACCCTCTTCGACACGGTCAGCGTCTGCTTCAGCAAGGGGCTGGGCGCACCGGTCGGCTCGGTGCTGGTCGGATCGGCCGAGGCGATGGCGAACGCCCGCGTGCTGCGCAAGCGGCTCGGCGGGGGCTGGCGCCAGGCCGGCCTGCTCGCCGCCGGCTGCCTGTACGCGCTCGACCACCACGTCGAACGGCTGGCCGACGACCACGCAGCCGCCTCGGCGTTCGCCGCCGCGGTCACGGCCGGGTCGTCCGTGACCCTGGCCGATCCGGAGACCAACATCGTCGTCGTCCCGACCGGGTCGCTCCCGGCCACGGAGGTGGTGGCGCGGGCCGCAGCCCGCGGCGTCCGGGTGTCGACGGTGGGGGCGCGCGTGGTGCGCGCGGTGACCCACCTCGACGTCACGACCGCGCAGTGCGCCGACGCCGGGGCGATCCTCGCCGAGGTGCTTCAGGCCTGA
- a CDS encoding thioredoxin family protein, producing the protein MATGYEEEQLTRDEVDATTGPVVVEFGTDWCGYCIAASRFIEPALAEQPQVRRIRVEDGKGRPLGRSYRVKLWPTLVFLHDGVEVARVVRPGNRAVLDEALATQAAAAQA; encoded by the coding sequence ATGGCTACGGGATACGAGGAAGAGCAGCTGACCCGCGACGAGGTCGACGCGACCACCGGGCCGGTCGTGGTCGAGTTCGGCACGGACTGGTGCGGCTACTGCATCGCGGCGTCCCGGTTCATCGAGCCGGCGCTGGCCGAGCAGCCGCAGGTGCGCCGCATCCGGGTCGAGGACGGCAAGGGGCGCCCCCTGGGCCGCTCCTACCGGGTGAAGCTGTGGCCGACGCTGGTGTTCCTGCACGACGGCGTCGAGGTCGCGCGCGTCGTGCGGCCGGGCAACCGGGCGGTGCTCGACGAGGCCCTGGCCACGCAGGCGGCCGCCGCTCAGGCCTGA